A stretch of Verrucomicrobiia bacterium DNA encodes these proteins:
- a CDS encoding SDR family NAD(P)-dependent oxidoreductase codes for MKRILITGGAGFIGSHLTDELLAQGYQIRILDSLSEQVHGPKQQRPEYLDSDVELVVGDVRDRDAVRRSLKGVDAVYHFAAMVGVGQSMYEVAKYTSVNNEGTAVLLEALIEKPVERLVVASSMSLYGEGLYRTPIGDFVPGHERTLEELKARDWELHDAEGGVLTPVPTPENKSPALASIYALSKYDQERMCLIIGRAYQIPTVALRFFNVYGTRQALSNPYTGVMAIFASRLLNNNPPMIFEDGLQKRDFVSVHDVARGCRLALETPAAAGQVFNIGSGQHYTISDLAQRISSVMGKEHIEAEITGKYRIGDVRHCFADISHARSVIGYEPQVSLDNGLNELVTWLEGQVAEDRVAQASAELSARGLTV; via the coding sequence ATGAAACGAATACTGATCACCGGTGGGGCAGGGTTCATTGGATCACATCTCACGGACGAACTTCTCGCACAGGGCTATCAAATCCGGATTTTGGATTCTCTCTCCGAACAGGTTCATGGACCCAAACAGCAGCGTCCTGAGTATCTGGATTCTGACGTGGAACTGGTGGTCGGCGATGTGCGTGACCGGGACGCGGTTCGCCGCAGCCTGAAAGGCGTGGACGCGGTTTATCATTTTGCAGCAATGGTCGGCGTGGGCCAGAGCATGTATGAAGTGGCGAAATACACGTCCGTAAACAACGAGGGCACCGCGGTGCTGCTCGAGGCCCTCATTGAGAAGCCCGTGGAGCGGCTCGTGGTTGCATCCAGCATGAGCTTGTATGGAGAGGGGTTGTATCGGACGCCGATAGGAGATTTTGTTCCCGGTCATGAACGCACCCTTGAGGAGCTCAAGGCGCGCGACTGGGAGCTTCACGATGCCGAGGGTGGAGTTCTCACGCCGGTGCCAACGCCCGAAAACAAATCACCGGCCCTCGCTTCCATTTACGCGTTGTCGAAATACGACCAGGAACGGATGTGCCTGATCATCGGCCGCGCATACCAGATTCCGACCGTGGCGCTCCGCTTTTTCAATGTCTACGGAACGCGCCAGGCGCTTTCGAATCCTTACACCGGCGTGATGGCCATATTCGCCTCGCGCTTGTTGAACAACAATCCACCCATGATTTTTGAAGACGGCCTCCAGAAGCGTGACTTCGTGAGCGTTCACGACGTCGCGCGGGGATGCCGTCTGGCTTTGGAAACTCCCGCGGCAGCGGGGCAGGTGTTCAACATCGGAAGCGGCCAGCACTACACGATCAGCGACCTCGCTCAACGCATATCGTCCGTAATGGGCAAGGAGCACATTGAGGCCGAAATTACCGGCAAGTATCGCATTGGCGACGTGCGTCATTGTTTCGCGGACATCAGCCATGCGCGCAGCGTCATCGGCTACGAGCCGCAGGTCTCGCTCGATAATGGCTTGAATGAGTTGGTGACATGGCTCGAGGGCCAGGTTGCGGAAGATCGCGTCGCGCAGGCAAGCGCCGAACTCTCAGCACGAGGTCTGACTGTATGA
- a CDS encoding NAD-dependent epimerase/dehydratase family protein, giving the protein MSRRTTKALGSDNGGAAGHLHSPATGVNSVNGHRGRPALITGGAGFIGTNLAARLLSGGKPVILFDNLSRAGVEQNLAWLQATYGTLVQFQHGDIRNREAVRRAVSDAGQVFHFAAQVAVTTSLEDPIDDFEINALGTLNLLEAIRSRSSPPPLIFTSTNKVYGHMNDVALVQREERYEPADAESGDFGFGESRALHFHSPYGCSKGAAEQYVLDYAKTFGLKTAVFRMSCIYGPHQFGNEDQGWVAHFLIRALNGEPITLYGDGRQVRDILFVEDLVNAFLLAQENISAISGQVFNIGGGPSNTTSLLELLNLISHLRGRAPSVRFDAWRPADQQFYVSDTRRFSEATGWAPALTVREGVTQLHDWLVKNRSTASSIDAVSSVRARHHGGVSLRKVPARRVPRLKRLPNGSGEPRETDVTLATAV; this is encoded by the coding sequence ATGAGCAGGCGAACCACGAAGGCCTTGGGGAGCGACAATGGAGGTGCGGCGGGCCACCTGCACTCGCCAGCAACAGGCGTCAATAGCGTTAACGGGCATCGGGGGCGGCCGGCGCTGATCACAGGAGGCGCCGGGTTTATTGGCACCAACCTCGCGGCCCGGCTGTTGTCGGGTGGCAAGCCCGTGATCCTGTTCGACAATCTTTCCCGCGCAGGGGTTGAGCAAAACCTGGCATGGCTCCAGGCAACCTATGGCACGCTCGTCCAGTTCCAGCATGGGGACATCCGAAACCGCGAAGCCGTTCGCAGGGCTGTCTCAGATGCGGGCCAGGTGTTTCATTTCGCGGCGCAGGTCGCGGTGACAACGAGCCTTGAGGACCCGATTGATGATTTTGAGATCAATGCGCTGGGCACTTTGAATTTGCTGGAAGCCATCCGATCCCGGTCCTCTCCGCCGCCGTTGATCTTCACCAGCACGAACAAGGTTTACGGCCACATGAATGATGTCGCGCTCGTGCAGCGCGAGGAACGTTACGAACCTGCGGATGCGGAGTCGGGGGACTTCGGTTTCGGCGAATCGCGCGCGCTGCATTTTCACAGTCCATACGGCTGTTCGAAGGGAGCCGCGGAGCAATACGTCCTGGACTATGCCAAGACGTTCGGCCTTAAGACTGCGGTATTTCGGATGAGTTGCATCTACGGGCCGCATCAATTCGGCAACGAGGATCAGGGATGGGTCGCTCATTTCCTCATCCGCGCCCTTAACGGTGAACCCATCACACTCTACGGCGATGGCCGGCAGGTGCGGGATATTTTGTTTGTCGAAGATTTGGTGAACGCTTTCCTGCTCGCGCAAGAAAACATCAGTGCCATCAGCGGGCAGGTCTTCAATATTGGCGGCGGGCCGTCGAACACGACGAGCTTGTTAGAGCTTCTGAATCTGATTAGCCACCTGCGCGGACGCGCGCCTTCGGTGCGCTTCGATGCTTGGCGGCCCGCTGACCAGCAATTCTACGTATCTGACACCCGCCGGTTTTCTGAAGCAACGGGCTGGGCCCCTGCCCTCACAGTTCGCGAGGGCGTGACGCAGTTGCACGATTGGCTGGTGAAGAATCGCTCGACTGCCTCATCGATCGATGCTGTCTCCTCTGTGCGCGCCCGTCACCATGGTGGTGTGAGTCTTCGGAAAGTTCCGGCTCGGCGAGTTCCGCGTCTCAAGCGCCTGCCGAACGGAAGCGGTGAACCCCGCGAAACGGATGTTACGCTGGCAACAGCCGTGTAA
- a CDS encoding zinc-binding dehydrogenase has protein sequence MVAAVLAGPGLIRIEEQPVPDPRENEVRVRLEGCGVCGSNLAPWEGRPWFSYPFEAGQPGHEGWGYVDAIGSRVTTVGINDRVALLSYRAFAEFDVAPESAVVRLPPEFDGQPFPGEALGCALNVFHRSDIRKGQTVAIVGIGFLGAVLTQLCARAGANVIAITRRPFALEMARMMGAAETIPMDDHCRIIEKVKRLTTDLGCDRVIEAVGAQWPLDLAGELTRERGRLIIAGYHQDGPRQVNMQLWNWRGLDVINAHERETAVYVNGIRDAVESMTAGNLNPQPLYTHEFSLERLASALNAMKARPAEFLKAWVRIS, from the coding sequence ATGGTGGCCGCGGTGCTGGCGGGACCCGGGTTGATCCGGATCGAGGAGCAGCCGGTTCCAGATCCTCGCGAGAATGAAGTCCGTGTCCGCCTTGAGGGCTGCGGTGTCTGCGGATCCAACCTCGCGCCGTGGGAGGGCCGCCCGTGGTTTTCGTATCCGTTCGAAGCTGGCCAGCCGGGACACGAGGGTTGGGGCTATGTGGACGCGATCGGCAGCCGTGTCACAACAGTGGGGATAAACGATCGCGTCGCGTTGCTTTCGTATAGGGCCTTCGCTGAATTTGACGTCGCCCCGGAAAGCGCAGTCGTCAGGCTGCCGCCCGAGTTTGACGGCCAGCCTTTTCCAGGCGAAGCGCTGGGCTGTGCACTGAACGTGTTTCATCGCAGCGACATCAGGAAGGGGCAGACCGTTGCGATCGTCGGAATTGGTTTTCTCGGGGCTGTGTTGACACAACTCTGCGCGCGCGCCGGCGCGAATGTCATCGCTATCACTCGCCGTCCTTTCGCCTTGGAAATGGCCCGGATGATGGGCGCGGCTGAAACCATTCCCATGGACGATCACTGCCGGATCATCGAGAAAGTGAAACGTCTGACAACTGATTTGGGATGTGACCGCGTGATTGAAGCGGTCGGAGCGCAATGGCCTCTCGATTTGGCGGGTGAACTGACACGGGAACGAGGACGGCTCATCATCGCCGGGTATCATCAGGACGGACCACGCCAGGTGAACATGCAGTTGTGGAACTGGCGCGGGCTCGACGTCATCAACGCCCATGAGCGCGAAACCGCCGTTTATGTGAACGGCATTCGCGACGCGGTTGAATCCATGACCGCGGGCAACCTGAACCCGCAACCGCTCTACACCCACGAGTTTTCGCTGGAACGACTGGCGAGCGCCTTGAACGCAATGAAAGCCCGCCCAGCTGAATTTCTGAAAGCCTGGGTTCGCATATCATAA
- a CDS encoding Gfo/Idh/MocA family oxidoreductase: protein MPDLLDQPSPTRPAAKRCARPRLGFLGVGWIGRNRMEAMAASGAIEITAIAETSEALRTEAARIEPRAAVLDSLDALLEVELDGVVIATPSALHADQAVAALERGLAVFCQKPLGRNAAETRRVIDAARSADRLLGVDLSYRFITGVQRIRELNLAGELGDIYAVDLTFHNAYGPDKPWFYDARLSGGGCVIDLGIHLVDLALWTLQFPRLRNVTSRLFAQGRPLARDTGEVEDYAMARLDLETGAAVQLACSWKLPAGCDAVISAAFYGTRGGAAIRNVGGSFYDFVAERFIGTRREILSDIVEPWGPRAAVNWAEQLARGGRYSPDVEDLLAVAESLDCIYGNSRLPI, encoded by the coding sequence ATGCCAGACCTGCTGGACCAGCCGAGCCCGACAAGACCCGCCGCGAAGAGATGTGCGCGCCCAAGACTCGGTTTTTTAGGCGTCGGCTGGATCGGCCGGAATCGGATGGAAGCGATGGCAGCAAGCGGCGCCATTGAAATCACAGCCATTGCCGAAACTTCGGAAGCATTGCGGACAGAGGCGGCGCGCATCGAACCTCGAGCTGCGGTGTTGGACTCGTTGGACGCCTTGTTGGAGGTGGAACTGGATGGGGTGGTGATCGCCACGCCGAGCGCTTTGCACGCCGATCAGGCGGTTGCTGCGCTCGAGCGTGGCCTCGCCGTCTTTTGCCAGAAGCCGCTGGGACGGAACGCCGCTGAAACCCGGCGCGTGATCGATGCTGCGCGATCCGCAGATCGATTGCTCGGTGTCGATCTCTCCTATCGCTTTATCACTGGTGTTCAACGGATCCGCGAGTTGAACCTGGCAGGGGAGCTCGGGGACATTTACGCCGTCGACCTGACATTTCATAACGCGTATGGGCCCGATAAACCTTGGTTCTACGACGCCCGGTTGTCGGGCGGTGGCTGCGTGATTGATCTTGGGATTCACCTCGTGGATCTCGCCCTGTGGACGTTGCAGTTTCCTCGCCTCCGCAACGTCACCAGCCGCCTCTTTGCACAGGGCCGTCCACTGGCGCGCGACACTGGCGAGGTGGAAGATTATGCAATGGCCCGCCTCGATCTCGAAACCGGCGCAGCCGTGCAGCTCGCCTGCTCATGGAAACTGCCTGCAGGGTGTGACGCCGTGATCTCCGCAGCCTTCTATGGCACGCGAGGCGGGGCTGCCATTCGGAACGTGGGCGGCTCGTTTTATGACTTCGTGGCGGAAAGGTTTATTGGTACACGCCGTGAAATCCTGTCGGACATCGTGGAGCCTTGGGGTCCCCGGGCAGCTGTGAATTGGGCCGAACAGCTGGCACGGGGTGGTAGGTATTCGCCTGATGTCGAAGACCTTCTTGCGGTCGCAGAATCCCTCGATTGCATCTACGGCAATTCGAGACTCCCGATCTGA
- a CDS encoding glycosyltransferase family 4 protein, with protein sequence MNQLLHPRRVLMTADTVGGVWTYALELTRALARHGIAIGLATMGAPMSMTQKAEAAAESNLTLFESAYKLEWMTDSRRDVERAGHWLLELEQSFQPDLVHLNGFAHGALPWECPRLVVGHSCVLSWWRAVRGSEAPAEWDDYREGVITGLQAADLVVAPSRTMLQSLIRDYGPFKRSRVIYNGRRLPSIKPRKKHDLVFAAGRLWDDAKNIGTLATAAKKLEWPVLIAGAEADPDGNLARFRNLSCLGNLSPTDMAGALQRAAIYALPARYEPFGLSALEAALSHCALVLGDIPSLREIWEDAAVYVDPDDAVALQATLSGLIADPHERARLADAAFAQAQRYTPETMADVYMHAYAELLARRVAAANEPEAAPAVASSDSNAAPLAAGTGS encoded by the coding sequence ATGAATCAGTTGCTGCATCCCAGGCGCGTCTTGATGACCGCGGACACCGTCGGTGGAGTCTGGACCTACGCACTCGAACTGACCCGTGCGCTGGCTCGACACGGTATTGCGATTGGCCTCGCGACGATGGGAGCGCCGATGAGCATGACCCAAAAGGCTGAAGCGGCAGCCGAGTCCAACCTCACTTTATTTGAGAGCGCTTACAAGTTGGAGTGGATGACGGATAGCAGGCGAGATGTGGAGCGCGCCGGGCACTGGCTTCTGGAATTGGAGCAATCGTTTCAACCTGACCTGGTGCATCTGAATGGATTCGCACATGGCGCCCTGCCCTGGGAATGCCCCCGTCTCGTGGTTGGACACTCCTGCGTGCTTTCCTGGTGGCGAGCGGTCCGTGGCAGTGAAGCTCCAGCGGAGTGGGATGATTACCGCGAAGGGGTCATCACTGGATTGCAGGCTGCCGATCTCGTCGTCGCACCGTCCCGGACCATGCTCCAATCACTGATTCGCGATTACGGGCCGTTTAAGCGTTCGCGCGTGATCTACAACGGCCGCCGGCTGCCGAGCATAAAGCCGCGAAAGAAGCACGACCTCGTCTTCGCAGCGGGCCGCCTGTGGGATGACGCGAAGAATATTGGAACGCTTGCCACGGCCGCTAAAAAGCTTGAATGGCCGGTGCTGATCGCGGGAGCGGAGGCGGACCCCGATGGCAACCTCGCGCGATTCCGAAATCTGTCCTGCCTGGGGAATTTATCACCCACAGACATGGCGGGCGCTTTGCAGCGGGCGGCGATCTATGCATTGCCGGCACGCTACGAACCGTTCGGGCTCTCGGCGCTTGAAGCGGCGCTGAGTCACTGCGCACTCGTGCTGGGCGACATTCCCAGCCTGCGTGAGATTTGGGAGGACGCCGCGGTGTATGTGGATCCTGATGATGCCGTCGCATTGCAGGCGACGCTTTCCGGATTGATTGCCGACCCGCACGAGCGCGCCCGTCTGGCGGATGCCGCGTTTGCGCAGGCGCAGCGTTACACACCCGAGACGATGGCGGATGTCTACATGCATGCGTATGCAGAATTGCTGGCGCGCCGTGTCGCAGCTGCGAACGAGCCGGAGGCGGCTCCCGCCGTGGCCTCTTCAGATTCCAACGCAGCGCCTCTCGCTGCCGGAACTGGCTCATGA
- a CDS encoding glycosyltransferase — MKIVLFYHSLLSDWNHGNAHFLRGVVSDLLARGHDVAVYEPHDAWSLKNLLEQHGEKPVEDFRRVYPGLSSIRYDLARLDLDEVLSGAEIVIVHEWNDHQLVRRVGEHRARYDTYRLFFHDTHHRMVTAPESMAAYELSHYDGVLAYGDVLRELYENSGRVRQAWTWHEAADVRVFSPHPEVAKCGDLVWVGNWGDDERTTELDEFLIQPCAALKLSARVHGVRYPAAAVQRLTAAGIEYSGWLPNFAAPGVFAQHRVTVHIPRRPYVQALPGIPTIRVFEALACGIPLICSPWNDVEGLFEPGKDFLVARNGAEMSAQLRAVLNEPEFGRELAQHGLQTVHEHHTCAHRVDELLSIHAALKERATGVIASASL, encoded by the coding sequence ATGAAAATCGTTCTCTTTTATCATTCGCTTCTCTCCGACTGGAACCACGGCAACGCTCATTTCCTTCGCGGAGTCGTCTCCGACCTGCTGGCACGGGGACACGACGTGGCCGTGTATGAACCTCACGACGCATGGAGTCTGAAGAATCTGCTGGAGCAGCATGGCGAGAAGCCGGTCGAAGATTTCCGCCGCGTCTATCCGGGCCTCAGTTCCATCCGATATGACCTTGCGCGGCTGGATCTCGACGAAGTCTTGAGCGGGGCCGAAATTGTCATCGTTCACGAATGGAACGATCATCAACTGGTTCGCCGCGTGGGGGAGCATCGTGCCCGCTACGACACGTATCGATTGTTCTTTCACGACACGCACCATCGGATGGTCACTGCGCCTGAAAGCATGGCAGCGTATGAGCTCTCCCACTACGATGGCGTGCTCGCTTACGGGGACGTGCTTCGCGAATTATATGAAAACAGCGGCCGTGTCCGGCAAGCGTGGACTTGGCACGAGGCGGCCGATGTCCGCGTTTTCAGCCCGCATCCGGAAGTCGCCAAATGCGGAGACCTGGTTTGGGTGGGCAATTGGGGCGATGACGAACGCACCACCGAGCTGGATGAATTCCTGATTCAACCCTGCGCCGCCCTGAAGCTCAGTGCGCGCGTGCATGGCGTGAGGTATCCGGCGGCAGCGGTTCAGCGGCTGACAGCAGCAGGAATCGAATACTCGGGATGGCTCCCAAATTTCGCCGCGCCCGGCGTGTTTGCGCAACATCGTGTCACGGTCCACATCCCTCGCCGGCCCTACGTGCAGGCGCTTCCGGGAATTCCGACGATCCGCGTTTTCGAAGCGCTGGCGTGCGGCATCCCGTTGATCTGTTCGCCATGGAATGACGTCGAGGGGCTGTTCGAACCGGGAAAAGATTTTCTCGTGGCGCGGAACGGGGCGGAAATGAGTGCGCAACTTCGTGCTGTCCTGAACGAACCTGAATTTGGACGCGAATTGGCGCAGCATGGCCTGCAAACCGTCCATGAACATCACACGTGCGCGCATCGCGTGGATGAACTGCTTTCCATTCATGCCGCCCTGAAAGAGCGCGCAACGGGTGTCATCGCCTCAGCATCTTTATGA
- a CDS encoding glycosyltransferase: MSGLNISFFGSSVVSAYWNGAATYYRGLVRALHDRGHRVTFYEPDAYERQQHRDIPDPPWARVVVYENNEAAVLKAVQQARASDLVIKCSGVGVFDDLLERAVLELQTASRLVAFLDVDAPATLDRIQSDPRDPFNRLIPQYNFILTYGGGDPVVNTYRKAGARECVPIYNALDPHTHFPAEPDSRFTGDLGFLGNRMPDRETRVEEFFLKPAALLPKHRFLLGGNGWQDKRMPANVNYLGHVYTQEHNAFNSTPRTVLNVNRSSMARYGFSPPTRVFEAAGAGACLITDAWEGIEMFLEPGREVLVAGSGEEVAEHLRRLSPDESRRIGNAALQRVLSEHTYAHRAGQFEKVVAGKWDAVRPRSGETWTEQSASAAVAREIVRNP; the protein is encoded by the coding sequence ATGAGTGGCTTGAACATTTCTTTCTTCGGCTCGAGCGTGGTATCGGCTTACTGGAACGGCGCGGCTACTTACTATCGGGGCCTTGTCCGCGCATTGCACGATCGCGGACATCGGGTGACGTTTTACGAACCCGACGCCTACGAGCGCCAGCAGCATCGAGACATTCCGGACCCGCCTTGGGCTCGCGTTGTGGTTTATGAGAATAATGAAGCGGCGGTGCTGAAAGCCGTTCAACAGGCCCGCGCAAGCGACCTTGTCATCAAGTGCAGCGGCGTCGGCGTCTTCGACGATCTGCTTGAACGCGCCGTGCTGGAACTGCAGACCGCGAGCCGTCTCGTGGCGTTTCTCGATGTGGATGCTCCGGCAACTCTCGATCGAATTCAGTCGGACCCTCGCGATCCCTTCAACCGATTGATCCCGCAGTACAATTTCATCCTCACTTACGGCGGCGGCGACCCCGTGGTGAACACATATCGGAAGGCCGGAGCCCGGGAGTGCGTCCCAATCTACAATGCATTGGATCCGCACACGCACTTCCCGGCTGAGCCTGATTCACGGTTCACAGGCGACCTTGGGTTCCTGGGGAATCGGATGCCGGATCGCGAGACGCGCGTGGAGGAATTTTTTCTGAAACCTGCGGCCCTGTTGCCGAAACATCGTTTTCTTCTCGGCGGAAACGGCTGGCAGGACAAGCGGATGCCCGCGAACGTCAATTATCTCGGGCACGTATACACACAGGAGCACAACGCATTCAATTCCACGCCAAGGACGGTTTTGAATGTGAACCGCAGCAGCATGGCGCGGTACGGTTTTTCGCCACCGACGCGGGTGTTTGAAGCGGCAGGAGCGGGCGCCTGCCTGATAACGGATGCATGGGAGGGAATTGAGATGTTCCTTGAACCCGGACGCGAGGTGCTCGTGGCAGGCAGCGGCGAGGAAGTTGCCGAACACCTGAGAAGACTCAGTCCCGATGAGTCGCGCCGCATCGGCAACGCCGCGTTGCAACGGGTCCTTTCCGAACACACTTACGCGCATCGTGCCGGCCAGTTCGAGAAAGTCGTGGCAGGCAAATGGGACGCCGTGCGGCCGCGTTCCGGAGAAACCTGGACGGAGCAGAGTGCGAGCGCCGCTGTTGCACGAGAGATCGTTCGGAATCCGTAG